The DNA segment AGACACTGTCAGGTGACATTCTGGTTCCTTTCCCCGTCGAATCGGCGATCAGCGGTGTGATGCATCACAACGACCGTCTCTGGTATCGCCGCGAATTCCAGGTGCCCTCCGAATGGGACGACCAGCGAGTTCTGCTGCACTTTGGCGCTGTGGACTGGGAATCGGGAGTTTACGTTAACGGTAACAGCGTCGGTGTTCACAAGGGCGGATACGACCCGTTTTCGTTTGATGTTACTCCTTATCTGAATAGCACGGGCCCGCAGGAATTGATCGTTCGTGTTTTCGATCCTACGGATGACGGCGGCTATGCTCGCGGAAAGCAGACGCTTTATCCCGGCGGGATAATGTATACTCCCTGCACGGGCATTTGGCAGACAGTCTGGCTCGAACCGGTGCCTCAAATTTCTATTGAGGAATTGAAACTCGTCCCGGATATCGACCGTGAGCTTCTGAAAGTGACGGGTTTTGTTTCCCAAACAGTTCCAGGCCTGACAGTTGAAGCTACCGCATATGATAACGGCACGGTAGCAGGATCCGTGAGTGGCGCTGCGAATGACGAATTGTCACTGACAATGAACAATCCGAAACTGTGGTCGCCAGACAATCCTTTCTTGTACGATCTGACGGTTGTCCTCAAGCAGGGCGATACGGTTATCGATCAGGTGGACAGCTATTTCGGTATGCGAAAGATATCTGTTGAAGAGGTTGACGGCACAAACCGCCTGATGCTTAACAATGAATATGTCTTCCAGATGGGGCCGCTGGATCAGGGCTATTGGCCGGACGGCATCTATACGGCGCCCACCGATGACGCGCTGCGCTATGACCTCGAAATGACCAAGGCCTTCGGTTTCAACATGACTCGCAAACACATCAAGGTCGAACCGGCTCGCTGGTATTACTGGGCCGACAAACTGGGGCTGATGGTTTGGCAGGATATGCCCAGCGTCAATTCCTATACCGGCAATCCACAGCCGATCGACCGGGCACAGTTTAAGACCGAACTGCAGCGAATGGTCCAGTCATATCACAATCATCCGTCGATCATTATGTGGGTGATTTTCAATGAGTACCAGGGCATGCATGATACAAAGCAGCTTTGCGAAATGGTCAAAAGCATGGACCCGAGCCGACTGGTCAACTCTAACAGCGGCGACAATTCCAATCATGATCATACGATCGGCGATGTTTTCGACATTCACAACTATCCGCCGCCTGCCGTCCCGCACAGTGATATACAGGCCACAGCATGCGGAGAATACGGCGGCATCGGTATGGCGGTTACCGGTCACATGTATGATGAAAATTCCTCCTGGGGCTACGGCAGCAATGTGCAGTCAGGTGAAGAACTGGCCGCACGATATGATTCTTACACCCAGATGCTGGCTTCGTTCAACACCAACGATGGCCTCAGTGCTGCCGTTTACACTCAGATCACGGACGTAGAGATAGAAGTAAACGGACTGATGACCTATGATCGGGCAGTTATTAAAGCCGACCCAGATCTGATCAAGGTGTCGAATAAGCAATACACCCGAACTTATGAAGACATACTTCCCACTTCGCAGCAAACACCTCAGAGTTGGCGTTACACGACCAGCGCTCCGGCCAATGACTGGTACACGACAGCATTTGATGACTCCGGTTGGAACGAAGGTCCGGGCGGTTTCGGTACGAGTATGACCCCGGGTGCTGTTGTCGGGACAGAGTGGAGTACTTCTGATATATGGCTGCGCCGGAATTTCGAAGTCGGAACGCTTACGGCTGAAGATATGGAAAAGCTCGTCTGGCGTATTCATCATGATGAGGATGTCGAAGTTTATATCAATGGTGTGTTGGCTTTCTCGGCAGCAGGCTATACGACCACTTACATGCCTTTACAGGTAAGTGAAACAGCCAAATCTGCTTTGATTGAAAACGGCATAAACACAATAGCCGTTCACTGTCAT comes from the Anaerohalosphaera lusitana genome and includes:
- a CDS encoding glycoside hydrolase family 2 protein; protein product: MKRNIYILIVPIVLLFCMADISLGWSLQEGRLMTRWAYEVDPQNTLPEYPRPQMVRNDWMNLNGVWEMQFGDEGDPVPAGQTLSGDILVPFPVESAISGVMHHNDRLWYRREFQVPSEWDDQRVLLHFGAVDWESGVYVNGNSVGVHKGGYDPFSFDVTPYLNSTGPQELIVRVFDPTDDGGYARGKQTLYPGGIMYTPCTGIWQTVWLEPVPQISIEELKLVPDIDRELLKVTGFVSQTVPGLTVEATAYDNGTVAGSVSGAANDELSLTMNNPKLWSPDNPFLYDLTVVLKQGDTVIDQVDSYFGMRKISVEEVDGTNRLMLNNEYVFQMGPLDQGYWPDGIYTAPTDDALRYDLEMTKAFGFNMTRKHIKVEPARWYYWADKLGLMVWQDMPSVNSYTGNPQPIDRAQFKTELQRMVQSYHNHPSIIMWVIFNEYQGMHDTKQLCEMVKSMDPSRLVNSNSGDNSNHDHTIGDVFDIHNYPPPAVPHSDIQATACGEYGGIGMAVTGHMYDENSSWGYGSNVQSGEELAARYDSYTQMLASFNTNDGLSAAVYTQITDVEIEVNGLMTYDRAVIKADPDLIKVSNKQYTRTYEDILPTSQQTPQSWRYTTSAPANDWYTTAFDDSGWNEGPGGFGTSMTPGAVVGTEWSTSDIWLRRNFEVGTLTAEDMEKLVWRIHHDEDVEVYINGVLAFSAAGYTTTYMPLQVSETAKSALIENGINTIAVHCHQTGGGQYIDVGMALETVVIPEDNCGAWGFSPADLNKDCSVDLEDMTIFAADWMECSMPDQVGCINHVNP